The following proteins are co-located in the Candida dubliniensis CD36 chromosome 3, complete sequence genome:
- a CDS encoding U2 small nuclear ribonucleoprotein, putative (Similar to S. cerevisiae MSL1;~In S. cerevisiae: U2B component of U2 snRNP, involved in splicing, binds the U2 snRNA stem-loop IV in vitro), translating to MNRVNHELLFLAKPTQIKKYSMTTPRQTIYINNLNEKVSINKLKKELQLTFDTCGKILQISALKTLKLKGQAFITFEDIPSATKALEFNKKDLLAKPMNVTYAKSDADVISTDESIAQRKELRSKKRKLDKMGTKNDKQIKKLRDEWKELPPNHILLIQNLEHFDDLKIFFEKFAGFDNVRLVKVKSLAFIEFENEELAKSCLDQTTEEALIQFGHDVILSFAKK from the coding sequence atGAATAGAGTAAACCACGAACTATTATTTTTAGCTAAACCAActcaaattaaaaaatactCCATGACTACCCCAAGACAAACCATTTATATTAACAATCTTAATGAGAAagtttcaataaataaattgaaaaaagagtTGCAACTTACATTCGATACATGTGGGAAAATACTACAGATTTCAGCACTCAAAACATTGAAACTAAAGGGACAAGCATTTATCACATTTGAAGATATACCCAGTGCCACAAAGGCTCTAGAGttcaataaaaaagatttattgGCTAAGCCTATGAATGTCACTTATGCAAAGTCCGATGCTGATGTGATTTCAACTGATGAAAGTATAGCACAACGTAAAGAGTTACGGAgtaagaaaagaaaattggaTAAAATGGGTACCAAGAAtgacaaacaaataaagaaattaagaGATGAATGGAAAGAATTACCTCCTAAccatatattattaattcaaaaCTTGGAAcattttgatgatttaaaaattttctttgaaaaatttgctGGGTTTGATAATGTGAGATTGGTAAAAGTGAAAAGCTTGGcttttattgaatttgaaaatgaagaattggCAAAATCATGCTTGGATCAGACAACAGAGGAAGCTTTAATACAATTTGGACACGATGTGATACTTTCGTTTGCTAAAAAATAG